The following proteins come from a genomic window of Methylorubrum populi:
- a CDS encoding phage terminase large subunit family protein: protein MVQWAEKYRRLSKESSNGGKFITAKVEVARGPMLWATEPGVSKMTLMACTQLLKTTVIENITGRFIHLDPCPILAVLPKDDAAETFSKDRLAPMIRDTKVLLELFGEAKLFAGSRQLVMDKVASTAIARIAFAIAGRTWGDIAQRSLTYTPTGGQTTTVETLAVRAFSDGTTPTDALLFDLSNGTGDLRAGSATMASGTSVDLGSAPMKKVAITGGAGVVINSFGPGRHLERIVRFTDAGATLVHSATSLDLPGGANIVVRAGDRLLATSDGSGNWRVVAYCRADGKALVSPTPAEAGAQPALGFTPVQQGGGPGQLSNKIYVGWSGDALKGSVDGVDLGNIWSDFLSVKNFTTNGYIKFPSGFIVQWGRAVPTVSDYLQVLNTNYPGSILGAIAYMEGGTPGDRVYLVTTDQFGNSGFAVRTRIAINGGTVAANANQPVRWISWGY, encoded by the coding sequence GTGGTGCAGTGGGCCGAGAAGTACCGGCGCCTGAGCAAGGAAAGCTCGAACGGCGGCAAGTTCATCACCGCGAAGGTCGAGGTGGCGCGCGGGCCGATGCTGTGGGCGACCGAGCCCGGCGTCAGCAAGATGACGCTGATGGCGTGCACGCAGTTGCTGAAGACGACCGTGATCGAGAACATCACCGGCCGGTTCATCCACCTCGATCCGTGCCCGATTCTGGCGGTGCTGCCGAAGGACGACGCGGCCGAGACCTTCTCGAAGGACCGGCTGGCGCCGATGATCCGCGACACGAAGGTGCTCCTCGAACTGTTCGGCGAGGCCAAGTTGTTCGCCGGTTCGCGTCAGCTCGTGATGGACAAGGTGGCGAGCACCGCGATCGCCCGCATCGCCTTTGCCATCGCAGGGCGGACCTGGGGGGACATCGCTCAGCGCTCGCTCACCTACACACCCACCGGCGGGCAGACGACGACCGTCGAGACGCTGGCCGTGCGCGCCTTTTCGGACGGCACCACGCCGACCGATGCGCTGCTGTTCGATCTCAGCAACGGCACGGGCGACCTGCGCGCAGGCTCGGCCACGATGGCGTCGGGCACCAGCGTCGATCTCGGCTCGGCGCCAATGAAAAAGGTCGCGATTACAGGCGGGGCCGGGGTCGTCATCAACTCGTTCGGCCCTGGCCGGCACCTGGAGCGCATCGTGCGCTTCACCGACGCCGGCGCGACGCTCGTCCACAGTGCGACGAGCCTTGATCTGCCGGGCGGCGCCAACATCGTCGTGCGCGCCGGCGACCGTCTGCTTGCAACCTCGGACGGGTCGGGCAACTGGCGCGTCGTCGCGTACTGCCGCGCCGATGGGAAGGCGCTTGTGTCTCCGACGCCCGCCGAGGCGGGGGCACAGCCGGCGCTGGGCTTCACGCCCGTGCAACAGGGCGGCGGCCCCGGCCAGCTCTCCAACAAGATTTATGTCGGGTGGAGCGGAGATGCACTTAAAGGCTCAGTCGATGGCGTCGATCTGGGAAATATATGGTCCGACTTCCTTTCTGTAAAAAACTTCACCACAAACGGGTATATCAAGTTTCCGAGCGGATTTATCGTCCAGTGGGGGCGGGCTGTGCCGACGGTTAGCGATTATCTTCAAGTGCTCAACACCAATTATCCGGGCTCTATCCTGGGGGCTATAGCCTACATGGAAGGGGGTACACCGGGAGATCGCGTGTATCTCGTCACTACTGACCAGTTCGGTAACAGCGGCTTTGCCGTCAGAACGCGAATTGCGATCAACGGGGGGACGGTGGCGGCCAACGCCAATCAACCTGTCCGCTGGATCTCGTGGGGGTACTGA